Part of the Sporomusa termitida genome, GTCTCCCGGACTTGACAGAAGCCACTAATTAGCCTGTTGTGACTGAGGCGGTAATGTCAGGTTTATAAAAGACTTGACTATATAACCGGTATATAGTTTACCTTATTAGTTGACATATGCTTTACGCAGATTAATTTAATAGTGTGAAAACAGGTGCCGAAAGGCTTAATAGGTAAATCGGTGCAACGCCGATGCGGTCCCGCCACTGTAACGGGGAGCGATGCCACAACATGTCACTGAAGGTCAGCTTGGGAAGACGTGGCTGAGCAATGATCCGGAGCCAGGAGAACTGCCTGTTTTTATTTACCAACAGCCTACGAGTGATAGGACGGTAATTCAGGGTACTGACAAGTGTTATTTGCCATGTCTTTGCGTGCGCAAAACCAGACCTGCCGACAGTACCTTAAAACCTTTCTTCAGCGCGGAAGAAAGGTTTTTTTACATAGATAACATGAGAAGAGTAAGGGGTTTTGTTGATGACAAGAAATGTGTCCCGGAAAAAAGCGATGAGACTGGCAATAGTTTCGGCCCTAACACTCTCGGCCGGCTGCCTCGGGCAGGGCACGGTGCAGGCTGAAGAGATGAAAACCTATTTTTTCGATGAGGTAGTCATTACAGCGACGCGGACACCGGTAAAGGAGTTTGATGCCAATGCCAATATTACGGTAATTACGAGTAAGGAGATTGAAAGAAATCATTATGCCAATCTGTCGGAGGCTTTGCGGGAAGTGCCTGGGGTTATTGTCAACAACTACAGTTTAGCCGGGTATTATGGCAGTAATGGCATGAAAATTAATGGCGCCGACGAGGTTGTTGTGTTAATTGACGGGGTTAAGGTTAATTCGGCCGGGGCCAAGTTTTCGCCCTCGATGTTTGCCAACCTGGATAATATTGACCGCATTGAGGTGCTGAAGGGTTCTGCTTCCACCTTGTACGGATCTGACGCCAAAGGCGGGGTTATCAATATCATCACCCAAAAAATTGAGGGCAACAGCTCGAAAGTAAAGCTGGAGGGCGGCAGCTACAATGGCGAGAATTATTCGTTTATGCATGAAGAGCGGCAGGGGGACTGGGGCTGGCGGGTAATTGCCAAGAAAGCCCTGCTTGGCGATTTTAAAGATGGCCGCGGCCTTACGGTTCCGGCCGCTTTGAATGCCGATATGACAGGCGTCAAAATCACCAAAGATTTCGGCGAGAAGTCGGATCTGACCTTTACCTATGATGCCTATAAGGCCGATTACAAATTTCAGTCCCTGTGGGACAGCCGGTTTAAAACGGGGACAACCGATAATTATAATGGCCGGGTGATTTATAATACCCGTTTGGACGAGAACACGACCAATCAATTCGCAGTCGGCATAAATATGTACGATGATTTGTATCAACTGGACAGCGGCGCTTTTTATGCAACCAAGGTTAAGACCATGAGGATTTCCGATCAGTTTACCAAAAACTTGGCCGACACGCATCTGGTGACAACCGGTTTTGAGTTTGCTGAAGACAAGGTAATTTCCTTTAACGGGATAAAATTAACGAACCGGGCCCTGTATCTGCAGGATGAATGGAAGATTACCGGCCAGTGGAAACTGACCGGCGGCTTGCGGTATGACAATAACTCCGGCTTTGGCAGTCATACTACCCCCAGTATCAATCTGGGCTATAAATTCAGCGATAAAACCAATATGTACCTGGGGCGCAGTGAGTATTTTATTCCGCCGTCGCCAACGCATTTATATAATACCAGCTACGGCAATCCGAACATTAAGCCGGAAACGGGCCATACGTCCGAAGTCGGCATTAACCACCGGCTTGATGATACCTTGGTGGCGTCGGCCCATATTTTTAAACGGGATTCGAAAAACCGGATCGGCTATGTTTATCCCCGGTACACTAATGTTGGCGATGAGAAGGCCGACGGCTGGGATATTCAGCTCCGCAAGCAATTTTCCAGCGCTGTCAGTGCTTTTGTCGGCTATACCCATACCAATGTGGAGGCGACACAACAAAGGGCGGCCAATGTGGACGGCTATATACCCAAAGGGGCCTGGAATGTGGGCACTGATTACAGTGCCGGCAAATTAGACGTTTCGCTCGTCGGCAAAGGCATTATTGACAGGCCCGGTCCCCAAACTGCTGACGCCGTGGACGATTTTTTCCCGGCCAACACCTACTGGGTCTGGGATATCGGGGTCAATTACCAGGCCGGCAAAGCCGTTAAAGCCTTTGTAAAAATAAATAATATCTTTGATAAATTTTATGCAGAGCACTCCAATGCCCGTTATTACTGGAGCTCAACCCCGGCTGGACAATGGTGGAGCGCCCCGGGCCGGAATATCCGCGTCGGTATGGAGTATACATTCTAAGCTATTGACTGTATGACCGCTATATAGCGTAGAATGGAAAAAACTACATTTGGAAATGAGGTAAAAGCATGAGTTTGGAAAAAAACCATCCTCAATATGAGATTCCCAGTGAGCCCCATGCAAAATTACGTTATGAAAGTGCAAAAAAGCATGCTCAATCTGCCAAAGCGGCCGGGAAATCCGCCGGGGAAATTCATGAGATTTTTCGTAAAGTAATGAATGCTGACCTGAAAAATTTGGCAGACCTCCCGCAAGACGAGGCCCACCAAAAATATCGTTCGGCCCTGATGCATGCCCGGAAGGCAATAGAGAACGGCAAAACTCCGGCAGAGGCTCATAGTCTATTCAGGAATATTATCACTGCGCAGACTACCGGTCAGGGGCATCATTAGCAATGACCCAAAACCACCCTTACCGGGTGGTTTTGCTGTTCATAAAGAAACGTAGCAATGGTATATGGTAAATTGGGGAGGTGTGAAAAATGGGCAAAATTTTATTTTTAACAAACATTGATCGCCAACTTTATTTATGGAACCAGGCCGGCAAAATGCTAACAAAACAACAGCCGGAGATCCTATGCAGCAGTAAAATGATTCAGGACTCGACACCCTGGGGTGAAGAATGGCAAGGCCGGCTGGCGGCTGCCGATATAATCATCTTTCGCTGGATGGGAACCGGGCTGGACTGCCGGTTTTTGCAAAATGCCTCAGCGTTTATGCAGCAAGATCAAATCCGGCATCTTTTTTTGGTGGAAGATGCCGGTGATGATGTCGTGCAATATGGTGTTACCCAGAGCCAGGAAGCTTTGCTGCGCCAGTATTTTGCTTATGGCGGCATTGACAATTTTTATAACTGTATTTTGTGGATGAGCTGTGAATTTTGCGGAGGCGCCTATACGTTTAAAGAACCCTGCCTATTGCCCTGGAATGGCATCTATCATCCGCAGGCCCCAGCAGTCTATCAAGATTTCAAGCAATACAAACAGGACTTTTGTCAGGCCGGGCGTCCGACCATTGGCCTGGTTTTTTATCGTGATGAGTGGATTTTAGGTGATTTAGCCTATCAAAAGGCAATAATTCAGGAAATAGAAACAAGCAATATGAATGCCGTCCTTGTATTTACCAACGGCCAGCCTAATCCGGAGGTTAATGCCCCGGGAGCCCAGGCGGCGTTCGAGAAATATTTTTATGAAGACGGCCGGGTTGTGATCGATGTATTAATAAACTGTATAAAGTTTTCTTTAACAACAACCCAGGCCTTAGAGCTGGCGGCGATCCAAAGGTTAAATGTACCGCTGTTACAGGCCTATACCCTGAGTAATGCTTATGAGGACTGGGCGGGGAGCACCGCCGGCATGACGCCGATGGACATTTCGGTCAGTGTGAGTTTGCCGGAATTTGACGGCATTATTCATTCCGTACCCATTGCGGCTAAAGAACAGAATGACCGGGGACTTGCTGCCTATGTACCCATGCCCGAGCGAATCTCGCTGCTGGTACGGAAGGCGGAAAAATGGGCCCGTTTACGCTCTAAACCGAATGCGGAAAAAAAGGTCGCCATTATATTTCACAATTATCCGCCGTTAAACTCCAATATTGGCAGTGCGGCCGGACTGGATTCGCCGGAAAGTGTGCGCCTCTTACTGGCCGCAATGGCAGATCAGGGGTATGTGATTGATCACATTCCGGCCGACAGTAAAAGCTTTATGGACGAGCTAATTGCCCATGCCACCAATGACCGCCGCTTTATTACGGCAAAGCAGATCAGAGAAGCCGAAGGTCAGTTAACCACTGCTCAGTATTTGAAGTTTTTTAAACCCCTGGCCCCAACAACGCAGGACCAGCTGGAACAGGACTGGGGGGAAGCGCCCGGTACTGTATTTAACTATGACGGGCAGTTGTTAATACCGGGAACCTTAAAAGGGAATGTCTTTATTACCGTTCAGCCGCCCAGAGGGTTTGGCGAAGACTCGTCTAAATTGCTCCATTCGCCCGATTGTGCGCCCACCCATCATTATATCGGCTTTTATCACTGGCTGCGGGATATATGGGGGGCCGATGCGCTGGTCCACGTCGGTACCCATGGGTCGTTGGAATGGCTGCCGGGAAAAGGGGCGGGGCTGTCCAGACAATGCTATCCTGATATTTCGATTGCCGATATGCCGAATATTTATCCGTATTGGATTACGATTGTCGGCGAAGGAGTTCAGGCCAAACGGCGCAGCGCCGCCTGCCTGATCAGCTACCTGACGCCACCTATGAGTCAATCCGGGACCTATGATGAACTGGAAGAGTTAGAAAAGATAATGGATGAATATTGTCACTTTAAAACAACACAGCCTGATAACGTGGAAGCGGTCAAAGCCCTGATCAGGGAGAAAGTTGCGGCTGCTGACCTGGCCGGGGATATGCCGGAAAAGGCCGGCGAAAGTTTTGATGAATATATTGGCAGGGTACATGCCTATGTGACTGATATTAAGAACATGCAAATCCGGACCGGCCTTCATATTCTGGGGTGCGCGCCCCAGGCTGATGACCTGATTGAGTATTTATTAGCCCTGACACGCCTGGAAAATGGAGAGATTCCTTCCTTGCGGCAAACGTTGGCGGCGATAGCCGGCTATGAGTATTATGAGCTGTTGGAAAACAGCAGTACCATGGTGGCTGACGGCACCAAAACCTACGGGGCTGTTATTGATGAAATACAAATACAAAGCCAAGAAATTATTTTGACCCTGGCTGCCGGGCAGTTTCAGGCCGGAGCGGTACATACCATTGAACAGCTGGCCTGGGTCCGGGATTTATCTCCGGACCAGTTGGCGAAAATACGGATAGTTGCCGAGTATGTCTGTAATCAGCTTGTACCGTCTTTGTTGCAAACCAGGCAGGAAATTACTAACTTAATGGCAGCTCTGAGCGGGGGGTATATCGAGCCAAGCGCCGCCGGCGCGCCTACCAGCGGCGGGGCGGACCTGCTGCCGACCGGGCGGAATTTTTACGGCATTGATCCCCGGGTCTTGCCAACCCCTGTGGCCTGGGAGATTGGCAGGCAAATGGGGGATGAGGTAATCGCGCGGTATATTGCCGAAGAGGGACATTATCCTGAGTGTGTGGGCATTGTATTGTGGGCAGGCGCCAATATGCGCAGTCACGGGCAATGTATCGCTGAATTTTTATATCTGCTGGGGTTAAGACCGGTCTGGCAGCGGGGCAGTATGAAAGTGATTGATGTGGAAGTTATCTCTATTCAGGAATTAAAACGGCCGCGCATTGATGTAACAGGCCGGATTAGCGGCATGTTCCGTGATAGTCTGCCGGCAGCCATTGCCTGGCTGGATAAAGCTGTGGAGATCGCTGCCGGTCTGGAGGAAAGCCCGGATATAAACTATATACGCAAACATGTCCTGGCCGATGCCGCGGCGCTGGAGGACCAGGGCGTGGCTAAAGCAACAGCCTGGGAGCAGGCCTGTTACCGTATATTCGGTGATCCGCCCGGGGCCTATGGGGCTGGGGTCGGGGAGCTGCTGGAATCGAAAAACTGGACAACTATTGATGATCTGGCCAATGTTTATATCCGCTTCTCCGGTCATGCCTATGGCGCCAAGGGCAAGGGGACCTATCAGCCGGAGTTGTTTAAGAAAAGGATGGCAGGCCTGGATATAACCATCAAGAACGAAGACAACCGGGAATGCCATATGTTAAGCTCGGATGATTTTAACGCCTATC contains:
- a CDS encoding TonB-dependent receptor plug domain-containing protein, translated to MTRNVSRKKAMRLAIVSALTLSAGCLGQGTVQAEEMKTYFFDEVVITATRTPVKEFDANANITVITSKEIERNHYANLSEALREVPGVIVNNYSLAGYYGSNGMKINGADEVVVLIDGVKVNSAGAKFSPSMFANLDNIDRIEVLKGSASTLYGSDAKGGVINIITQKIEGNSSKVKLEGGSYNGENYSFMHEERQGDWGWRVIAKKALLGDFKDGRGLTVPAALNADMTGVKITKDFGEKSDLTFTYDAYKADYKFQSLWDSRFKTGTTDNYNGRVIYNTRLDENTTNQFAVGINMYDDLYQLDSGAFYATKVKTMRISDQFTKNLADTHLVTTGFEFAEDKVISFNGIKLTNRALYLQDEWKITGQWKLTGGLRYDNNSGFGSHTTPSINLGYKFSDKTNMYLGRSEYFIPPSPTHLYNTSYGNPNIKPETGHTSEVGINHRLDDTLVASAHIFKRDSKNRIGYVYPRYTNVGDEKADGWDIQLRKQFSSAVSAFVGYTHTNVEATQQRAANVDGYIPKGAWNVGTDYSAGKLDVSLVGKGIIDRPGPQTADAVDDFFPANTYWVWDIGVNYQAGKAVKAFVKINNIFDKFYAEHSNARYYWSSTPAGQWWSAPGRNIRVGMEYTF
- the cobN gene encoding cobaltochelatase subunit CobN; translation: MGKILFLTNIDRQLYLWNQAGKMLTKQQPEILCSSKMIQDSTPWGEEWQGRLAAADIIIFRWMGTGLDCRFLQNASAFMQQDQIRHLFLVEDAGDDVVQYGVTQSQEALLRQYFAYGGIDNFYNCILWMSCEFCGGAYTFKEPCLLPWNGIYHPQAPAVYQDFKQYKQDFCQAGRPTIGLVFYRDEWILGDLAYQKAIIQEIETSNMNAVLVFTNGQPNPEVNAPGAQAAFEKYFYEDGRVVIDVLINCIKFSLTTTQALELAAIQRLNVPLLQAYTLSNAYEDWAGSTAGMTPMDISVSVSLPEFDGIIHSVPIAAKEQNDRGLAAYVPMPERISLLVRKAEKWARLRSKPNAEKKVAIIFHNYPPLNSNIGSAAGLDSPESVRLLLAAMADQGYVIDHIPADSKSFMDELIAHATNDRRFITAKQIREAEGQLTTAQYLKFFKPLAPTTQDQLEQDWGEAPGTVFNYDGQLLIPGTLKGNVFITVQPPRGFGEDSSKLLHSPDCAPTHHYIGFYHWLRDIWGADALVHVGTHGSLEWLPGKGAGLSRQCYPDISIADMPNIYPYWITIVGEGVQAKRRSAACLISYLTPPMSQSGTYDELEELEKIMDEYCHFKTTQPDNVEAVKALIREKVAAADLAGDMPEKAGESFDEYIGRVHAYVTDIKNMQIRTGLHILGCAPQADDLIEYLLALTRLENGEIPSLRQTLAAIAGYEYYELLENSSTMVADGTKTYGAVIDEIQIQSQEIILTLAAGQFQAGAVHTIEQLAWVRDLSPDQLAKIRIVAEYVCNQLVPSLLQTRQEITNLMAALSGGYIEPSAAGAPTSGGADLLPTGRNFYGIDPRVLPTPVAWEIGRQMGDEVIARYIAEEGHYPECVGIVLWAGANMRSHGQCIAEFLYLLGLRPVWQRGSMKVIDVEVISIQELKRPRIDVTGRISGMFRDSLPAAIAWLDKAVEIAAGLEESPDINYIRKHVLADAAALEDQGVAKATAWEQACYRIFGDPPGAYGAGVGELLESKNWTTIDDLANVYIRFSGHAYGAKGKGTYQPELFKKRMAGLDITIKNEDNRECHMLSSDDFNAYHGGMIATVRSLRGTAPRSYCGDSSDRQKVLMRSLQEEVKRLFRGEAINPKFIQGMKRHGYKGAQDLANYVAHSYQWDATSGVLEDWMYEKFAEKYAFAPELQAWMQEVNPWALQRLTEVLLEAEQRGLWQAKPETRQELQKLYLSLEGELEDRSDSD